The sequence AAGCTGTCCCAATTAGGCCTGTCCCGTACTGATCCCGCGGCTCGGGCGCAGCCCGTTCCGGATCCGCCGGCTCGCGAAACCGCGTCTGCCTGACCAGCCAGAACACTCTCGATTCACCCCGATCAGAGGCCGCAAGCGGCCCATCCTGAACGACTCTGCCCTGCCACCCGAATCACCTCGCCAGTTGTGAAGAAGCTCCAGAGGCGGTTCCGGTATCTGGGATAGCGTTGTCGGCCATGACCGACTTCATCTCCCTCCCCTTCTACGACCTGTTCCACGAAAACGGGCACGTACCGGAGGCCCGTGAGAAGCTTCCCCCGCTTCTCGCCGGGATACGGCGGAGCATCCTGGAGATCGGAGCGGGAACCGGCCTGATCACCACGTCGCTGGCCGACTGGACACCGGCCGAGATCTTCGCGCTGGAGCCCTCGGCCGGCATGCGCGCGATGTTGCTGTCCCGGCTGAACGCGCGCCCGGAGCTGCTGAAGCGTGTGACCGTGCTTCCCTGTGACGCGCTGAGCGTGGAGCTGGACGAGCCGGTCGAGGCCATAGTGATGATCAACGTGATGTACGCCCTGGAACCGGACTACCGCAAGCGGCTCTGGCCGGTGCTGGCGACCCGGCTGGAACCTGGCGGCCTACTGGTTTTCACCTGGCGCGACGGCGGCCCCCCGGCGCCGCGTCCTCTCCAGGAGCTGGAGTCGCAGCAGGTAGGCCGTCACACCTACACGGTCCTGTTGGAGATTCTCGAGTCGAGCGAAGAGTCGTGCGAGGCCCGCTACCTCTATCGGATCACCGAGGGCGACAGAGTCATCAGCGAGGAGGAGATCGCCGGCCCCGCCTACCGTCCCGTGTGGGAGACGATCGAAGGGGAGCTGGTCGGGGCGGGTTTCGTCCAGGCCGACGCGCCCGAGGGGTTCCTCGCCTGGCGGCTCGCCTGAAGCAAGCGGGCGTGCCCTGCTGCCCCGTAGCGTGCCGGACCGACGTCTGACGCTACGGGAGACGGGCAACCTGTTCAACGCCTTGGCAGATCGCTACCACGCCGAGTACGGCGCTCGGCAAGCCGCAGCCACCCCGTGAGGCGTAGCCACCCAGTTGGTCACTCAGCAACATAGAAGGCCGCTCCCGATCGCTCGGAAGCGGTCTCTGACCTGGGTCACGTCTACACGAGGGCGGGACGGAGGAGGCGGGGACGGTTCCGCCCTGCGCGAAGTCGGCAAGACTCGAACGCGCCGTCTACCTATGGTGAGGTATGGCCTCCTCTGTCCCGCCGCTACGTCCGGCGACCGATCGGACCGATCCTAAGTCGTCTCCGGCTCGCGAGCCGCTGTGGCGGCACGCGCTCGGTGAGCGTCTCAGAGGTCTTCGTCACGAGCGGGGCGAGAAGTTGAGCGAGACGGCGCGTCGCGCCGGCGTCTCGCCGCAGTATCTCTCCGAGATGGAACGAGGCGTCAAAGAGCCATCGAGCGAAATGATCGCTGCGGTCGCCGGCGCGCTGGATGTCACCCTGGTCGATCTGACCCTTGCCGTTGCCGAGAGCTTGCGGTCTGCTCAGAGCAGCACGTCGAGAGGTGCTACCTGCTCGGCGGCGTATGCTCTGGCCGCGTAGCGTGGCCTGCCGGGATCATCCACAGGTCTATGAACGCTCCTCGATGATCTGATCGAGGAGCCCGTACTCCAAGGCCGCGGTCGCGGTGAACACGCGATCGTGATCGGTGTCGGCGCGTAGGGTCTCGACAGTCTGGCCCGTGTGCCGTGACAGTATGCGCTCGATGTCCGCTCGGACACGTACGACCTCGTCGGCTTGCAAGATGAGATCGGGGATCGTTCCGCGTCCCTGAGCGGCCGGTTGGTGCAGGATTACCCGTGCGTGCGGGAGAGCGGCACGTTTTCCTTCGGCGCCCGCGGCGAGAAGGACGGCACCCACCGCGATGGCCTGTCCAACGCAGGTTGTCTCAACCCGCGGGCGGATATAGCGCATGGTGTCATATATCGCGAGCATTGCACTCGGGTCCCCGCCTTCACAGTTGATATAGAACTGTATGCTGGCATCGGGGTTTTCTGACTCCAGAAAAATAAACTGTGCGACGAGCGCGTTCGCGACGCCTGCATCGATTGCGGTCCCCAGATAGACGATTCGCTCGGTGAGAAGATGCGAGTAGACATCCATGATCCGCTCGCCACGAGGATTCTGGGCGATGACGTTAGGGATCGTGTACGTGCTCACTGGCCGACTCCTTCGGTGACGCCGAATCCGGACCGCAGGCGATCGCGTGGCGCAATTTCGTCGAAGCTCTGGACGATTGCGTCTATGAAGCCGTAGTCCAGTGCCTCTTGCGCTGTGTACCAGCGATCATGCAGGGAATCCTCGAATATGCGCTCCACAGGCTGACCTGTGTCCTCGGCGATGAGTCCGAGCACCGTGTCACGAGTATGCCGAAGGTCGTCGGCCTGCAGTTCGATGTCGACTGCGGTGCCACCGATTCCGGCCGAGCCTTGGTGCATCAGGACACGTGCGTGCGGCAGGGCGCGGCGCTTCCCCGGGGTACCCGATGACAGCAAGAATTGCCCGGCGCTGTAGGCGATACCCATCGCGAGGGTCGATACGTCACACGGAATGAGCCGAATGATGTCACGGATCGCAAGCATCGATGGAACCGAGCCGCCCGGGGAGTGAATCCACAGTGCAATATCGGTCGACGCATCCTGCGTGGCGAGTGCTATCAATTGCGTGGCGAGCAGCGTCCCGTTGTCGTCATCGAGAGGACCGTCGAGAACGAGAACGCGCCCCTCGTAAAGCTGACGCCTTACCCGCGTGTCGAACAGTGGAGGTTTCGATTCTTCGCCCATGCGTCCATCATGTGGGGCGATCCGGATCGGCGTCGACACGATCTGCCTGCGGCAGATCTGCTCTGAGCAGAGCGAACTCGGTTTCCGATCCGGTCCGTAGCATTGCGGTCGGGAATCGACTCTCGCCCGCTGACGCCGTGATGCTCGTCATGGCGGCCAGCGTCTGGAGGAGTCGCGCCCCGTCGTCGACATCACACTCCTCGCGGCAAGTGCCGGGCAGGAAGTTCTCGAGATGCGGCCACGACCAGCGAACCTTCCGCGGGGACTTTGACGGAACTGCCCTGACGCGGCGGGTTTCTCGATCTGCGCAGCCCGTGGCAGCCGCATCGTGTAGGCAAGCTGTTCAACGAAGGGCGGGGATGCGTTCGCCACCCTTCGCAGGGCGCTGGGTTGGCGATGAAGCCGGCCACGCAACGTCGTCGATCGCTAGCCACGGCGCGACGGCCAGGGCCGTGGGCGTGAGCCCGGCAAACGTCGTGACCTCGCGGTGGAGGTGGGACTGGTCGACGTAGCCGCTCTCGGTGGCAACGCGGGCGGCGGCGTGACCCGCCGCGAGAAGGTGGGCGGCGTGATCGAAGCGCACCAGTCGGGCGGCGCGTTTGGGTGTGATGCCGAGCTGGGACCGGAAGCGGGACCACAGGCGCTTGCGGCTCCAGCCGACCTCGTCCGCCAGGCCGTCGACCCGCACCCGCCCCCGGCTGGTGAGCGTCCGCCGCCAGGTGTAGGCGACCTGCGGATCGACCGGTGGGTGGGCGCCCAGCCGTCGGCCGAGGATGTCCACCGCGATCGTGAATCGTTCGTCCCACGATGCGGCGGCGCGCAGCCTGTCCTCGGCTCGCCCGGCGTCGCGGCCCCAGACATCCTCAAGGGCTACCACCGTCCCGCTGAGCTCGGTCGATGCGCCGAACAACGCAGCCGCCGCGACCGGCTCCAGCCGGATCTGGAGGCACTCGCCGACTCCCCAGCCGGCTGCCCGAAGATCGCCGGGGAGGAGCCCGACGACGACACTGCCGCGCTCGTGCCGGCCATGGGTTTCGTAGACGACGCCTTCTCCCTCGCTCAGATCGACGAGCAGGGTGACGGACGGGTGCGCGACCATGGCGAGGTCCACAGAGGCCGGGGCACGATGGCGGAACCCGGCCATGCTGATCCCCGGCAGCCGAACCGACGGGCGTGGGACTGCGATGTCCACCCACGCTCGGTCAGGTGGCGTCCCGGTCGACAACACGTGACCAGTCTAGGCCTCAGGGATCACGGGCGGGCGGGCTGTCAGCGGCCCGTTGCCGTGAAGCCCAGCAGCAGTTTGCTGGTCGTCTCGGGCGCTTCCAACATGGGTAGGTGCCCGACGCCGGGCAGCAGCTCGACCCGCGCGTTCGGCACCGCGTCGTACCGGTGCGCCGACGACGGCTCCCAACGGGGGTCGGCAGCGCCGAAGATCACCAGCACGGGGACCTTGAGGGCGGCGAGACGCTCGGGCACGCTCCGCTCGGCGATGTACGCGGTGTTCCGGCGCAGCACCGTCCTCATCACGCGGTAGGTGGTGTCCCGTAGGCCGGCGACCACGTCGTCAGGGACGTCCACCGGGCGAGCGGCCGTCGCGCTGATCCCCCTGCGGATCATCGCATCCGAACGCCTCGACCACAGGAGCGGGCCCAAAGGCGGGGCCAACAGGACCCGAAGGATGAACGGCTGCCGAAGGAGCGCGTCCATACTTGGGCCGCTACTGATCAGTGCAAGCGAACCCACGAGGTCGGGACGTTGTTCGGCAAGCGCGGTGGCGACGTAGCCGCCGCTGGAGTGCCCGCCCACGGCGACGTGACGAAGGCCGAGGTCGTCCAGCAGCGCCGCCACCCGGCCCGCCTGCGCAGGCACATCGTACGGCGGCGCGGGCGGGGACTGGCCGCAGCCCGGGAGGTCGACCCGGATGACGTGATGGTGGCCGACCAGTGCCGGGACCATCGGGCTCCAGAAGCCGCCCGAGGCCCCCGATCCGTGGATGAGCAACAACGGCGGCGCCTGCCGCGGGCCGTCATGGACCACGTGCAGCCCATGCGAGTGCTCAATGTCGTACTCACTCATGCGGAGACTATGCACGGGCGGTCGACCATCAGTCTTGGACAAATGTTCCCGCGGAGTTGACGACCGACTGTTCTTGCGGAGTTGACGACCGACGGCCCGCCACCATCGGCGCAGTCCCCGGAGGGCGGCGCTGTCATCGGCAGATGAGGACG comes from Streptosporangium roseum DSM 43021 and encodes:
- a CDS encoding ClpP family protease — translated: MGEESKPPLFDTRVRRQLYEGRVLVLDGPLDDDNGTLLATQLIALATQDASTDIALWIHSPGGSVPSMLAIRDIIRLIPCDVSTLAMGIAYSAGQFLLSSGTPGKRRALPHARVLMHQGSAGIGGTAVDIELQADDLRHTRDTVLGLIAEDTGQPVERIFEDSLHDRWYTAQEALDYGFIDAIVQSFDEIAPRDRLRSGFGVTEGVGQ
- a CDS encoding helix-turn-helix domain-containing protein, coding for MDLAMVAHPSVTLLVDLSEGEGVVYETHGRHERGSVVVGLLPGDLRAAGWGVGECLQIRLEPVAAAALFGASTELSGTVVALEDVWGRDAGRAEDRLRAAASWDERFTIAVDILGRRLGAHPPVDPQVAYTWRRTLTSRGRVRVDGLADEVGWSRKRLWSRFRSQLGITPKRAARLVRFDHAAHLLAAGHAAARVATESGYVDQSHLHREVTTFAGLTPTALAVAPWLAIDDVAWPASSPTQRPAKGGERIPALR
- a CDS encoding ClpP family protease, which translates into the protein MSTYTIPNVIAQNPRGERIMDVYSHLLTERIVYLGTAIDAGVANALVAQFIFLESENPDASIQFYINCEGGDPSAMLAIYDTMRYIRPRVETTCVGQAIAVGAVLLAAGAEGKRAALPHARVILHQPAAQGRGTIPDLILQADEVVRVRADIERILSRHTGQTVETLRADTDHDRVFTATAALEYGLLDQIIEERS
- a CDS encoding class I SAM-dependent methyltransferase; this encodes MTDFISLPFYDLFHENGHVPEAREKLPPLLAGIRRSILEIGAGTGLITTSLADWTPAEIFALEPSAGMRAMLLSRLNARPELLKRVTVLPCDALSVELDEPVEAIVMINVMYALEPDYRKRLWPVLATRLEPGGLLVFTWRDGGPPAPRPLQELESQQVGRHTYTVLLEILESSEESCEARYLYRITEGDRVISEEEIAGPAYRPVWETIEGELVGAGFVQADAPEGFLAWRLA
- a CDS encoding helix-turn-helix domain-containing protein, translating into MASSVPPLRPATDRTDPKSSPAREPLWRHALGERLRGLRHERGEKLSETARRAGVSPQYLSEMERGVKEPSSEMIAAVAGALDVTLVDLTLAVAESLRSAQSSTSRGATCSAAYALAA
- a CDS encoding alpha/beta fold hydrolase; this encodes MSEYDIEHSHGLHVVHDGPRQAPPLLLIHGSGASGGFWSPMVPALVGHHHVIRVDLPGCGQSPPAPPYDVPAQAGRVAALLDDLGLRHVAVGGHSSGGYVATALAEQRPDLVGSLALISSGPSMDALLRQPFILRVLLAPPLGPLLWSRRSDAMIRRGISATAARPVDVPDDVVAGLRDTTYRVMRTVLRRNTAYIAERSVPERLAALKVPVLVIFGAADPRWEPSSAHRYDAVPNARVELLPGVGHLPMLEAPETTSKLLLGFTATGR